A single Antechinus flavipes isolate AdamAnt ecotype Samford, QLD, Australia chromosome 5, AdamAnt_v2, whole genome shotgun sequence DNA region contains:
- the ASB15 gene encoding ankyrin repeat and SOCS box protein 15 isoform X2 gives MEENGDTDEDHLTDYEIQLSIQESIETNKKEFYPERFVSISAQNRKLVEAIKTGQILELQDHVKHKYALDEADNNGWFPLHEAAVQPIQQILEIVLDASYKTLWEYNTCDGETPLTLAINSGLVENVRTLLEKGVSPDTKNLKGETPLLLAIKKGSYEMVSLLIKHNTILDLPCIKRWSAMHEAAKQGRKDIIALLLKNGGNVHLRDGFGITPLGVAAEYGHCDVLEHLIHKGGDVFALADDGASILFEAAGGGNPDCISLLLEYGGSGNVPNRSGHLPIHRAAYEGHYLALKYLIPVTSKNAIQKSGLTPIHSAAEGQNVQCLELLIENDFDVNTPLADHISENYDDGRKTALYFAVSNNDILCTEVLLAAGADPNQDPLNCLLVAVRAGNHEIVRLLLSHGANVNCYFMHVNDTRFPSAIQYALNDEVMLRLLLNNGFQVEMCFDCMHGDIFGNSFVWSEIEEDVLPGWTSCIIKDNPFCEFITVPWMKHLVGRVMRILIDYMDYVPLCDKLKSTLEVQKEWPEIRQILENPCSLKHLCRLRIRRLMGLKRLCKAEIVKNLPLPTILREYILFKEYDLYGQELGLS, from the exons ATggaggaaaatggggacactgatgagGACCATCTCACAGATTATGAAATTCAGCTTAGCATTCAAGAATCCATCGAAACCAATAAGAAAGAGTTTTATCCTGAAAG GTTTGTATCTATAAGTGCTCAGAACAGAAAACTTGTAGAAGCCATCAAAACAG GCCAAATCCTTGAGCTCCAGGACCATGTGAAACATAAGTATGCTTTGGATGAAGCTGATAACAATGGGTGGTTCCCACTTCATGAGGCTGCAGTTCAACCTATTCAGCAAATACTTGAAATTGTTCTGGATG CATCCTATAAAACTCTTTGGGAATACaatacttgtgatggagaaacaCCATTAACTCTAGCAATCAATTCTGGTCTGGTGGAAAACGTAAGAACTCTATTGGAAAAAGGAGTGTCTCCAGATACCAAAAACCTCAAAGGAGAAACTCCCCTTCTGCTTG cTATAAAAAAGGGTTCCTATGAGATGGTGTCTCTTCTCATTAAACATAACACTATACTTGACCTGCCATGTATCAAAAGATGGTCAGCAATGCACGAGGCAGCCAAACAGGGCCGCAAGGATATTATTGCTCTGCTTCTAAAGAATGGAGGAAATGTGCACCTGCGGGACGGATTTGGAATTACACCTTTGGGTGTTGCTGCTGAGTATGGTCATTGTGACGTGTTAGAACATCTCATCCATAAAG GTGGTGATGTTTTTGCTTTGGCGGATGATGGGGCATCTATTCTGTTTGAGGCAGCAGGAGGAGGTAATCCTGACTGCATTTCTCTTTTGTTGGAATATGGAGGAAGTGGAAATGTGCCTAACAGATCAGGACACCTTCCTATTCATCGAGCTGCCTATGAAGGACATTACCT GGCTCTGAAATATCTTATCCCAGTAACATCCAAAAATGCAATACAGAAAAGTGGGTTAACCCCCATTCATTCAGCAGCTGAAGGCCAAAATGTGCAGTGTTTGGAATTACTCATTGAAAATGATTTTGATGTCAATACTCCCCTGGCTGATCACATTTCTGAGAACTACGATGATGGACGGAAGACTGCACTGTATTTTGCTGTTTCCAATAATGATATTCTCTGTACAGAGGTTCTATTGGCTGCAGGTGCAGATCCAAACCAAGATCCCCTGAACTGTCTGCTTGTGGCAGTGAGAGCTGGCAATCATGAAATTGTCAGATTGCTTCTCTCCCATGGAGCAAATGTCAATTGTTACTTCATGCATGTGAATGACACTAGGTTCCCCAGCGCCATTCAATATGCTTTGAATGATGAGGTAATGCTTAGACTGTTGCTAAATAATGGCTTTCAAGTGGAGATGTGCTTTGATTGCATGCATGGGGATATCTTTGGAAATTCCTTTGTGTGGTCTGAGATTGAAGAAGATGTTCTACCAGGATGGACTTCTTGCATAATAAAAGATAATCCG tTCTGTGAGTTTATTACAGTTCCTTGGATGAAGCATTTGGTGGGTCGTGTTATGCGTATTTTAATAGATTATATGGATTATGTACCTTTATGTGATAAACTGAAATCTACACTAGAAGTACAGAAAGAATGGCCAGAAATTCGTCAAATATTag
- the ASB15 gene encoding ankyrin repeat and SOCS box protein 15 isoform X1 gives MEENGDTDEDHLTDYEIQLSIQESIETNKKEFYPESRFVSISAQNRKLVEAIKTGQILELQDHVKHKYALDEADNNGWFPLHEAAVQPIQQILEIVLDASYKTLWEYNTCDGETPLTLAINSGLVENVRTLLEKGVSPDTKNLKGETPLLLAIKKGSYEMVSLLIKHNTILDLPCIKRWSAMHEAAKQGRKDIIALLLKNGGNVHLRDGFGITPLGVAAEYGHCDVLEHLIHKGGDVFALADDGASILFEAAGGGNPDCISLLLEYGGSGNVPNRSGHLPIHRAAYEGHYLALKYLIPVTSKNAIQKSGLTPIHSAAEGQNVQCLELLIENDFDVNTPLADHISENYDDGRKTALYFAVSNNDILCTEVLLAAGADPNQDPLNCLLVAVRAGNHEIVRLLLSHGANVNCYFMHVNDTRFPSAIQYALNDEVMLRLLLNNGFQVEMCFDCMHGDIFGNSFVWSEIEEDVLPGWTSCIIKDNPFCEFITVPWMKHLVGRVMRILIDYMDYVPLCDKLKSTLEVQKEWPEIRQILENPCSLKHLCRLRIRRLMGLKRLCKAEIVKNLPLPTILREYILFKEYDLYGQELGLS, from the exons ATggaggaaaatggggacactgatgagGACCATCTCACAGATTATGAAATTCAGCTTAGCATTCAAGAATCCATCGAAACCAATAAGAAAGAGTTTTATCCTGAAAG TAGGTTTGTATCTATAAGTGCTCAGAACAGAAAACTTGTAGAAGCCATCAAAACAG GCCAAATCCTTGAGCTCCAGGACCATGTGAAACATAAGTATGCTTTGGATGAAGCTGATAACAATGGGTGGTTCCCACTTCATGAGGCTGCAGTTCAACCTATTCAGCAAATACTTGAAATTGTTCTGGATG CATCCTATAAAACTCTTTGGGAATACaatacttgtgatggagaaacaCCATTAACTCTAGCAATCAATTCTGGTCTGGTGGAAAACGTAAGAACTCTATTGGAAAAAGGAGTGTCTCCAGATACCAAAAACCTCAAAGGAGAAACTCCCCTTCTGCTTG cTATAAAAAAGGGTTCCTATGAGATGGTGTCTCTTCTCATTAAACATAACACTATACTTGACCTGCCATGTATCAAAAGATGGTCAGCAATGCACGAGGCAGCCAAACAGGGCCGCAAGGATATTATTGCTCTGCTTCTAAAGAATGGAGGAAATGTGCACCTGCGGGACGGATTTGGAATTACACCTTTGGGTGTTGCTGCTGAGTATGGTCATTGTGACGTGTTAGAACATCTCATCCATAAAG GTGGTGATGTTTTTGCTTTGGCGGATGATGGGGCATCTATTCTGTTTGAGGCAGCAGGAGGAGGTAATCCTGACTGCATTTCTCTTTTGTTGGAATATGGAGGAAGTGGAAATGTGCCTAACAGATCAGGACACCTTCCTATTCATCGAGCTGCCTATGAAGGACATTACCT GGCTCTGAAATATCTTATCCCAGTAACATCCAAAAATGCAATACAGAAAAGTGGGTTAACCCCCATTCATTCAGCAGCTGAAGGCCAAAATGTGCAGTGTTTGGAATTACTCATTGAAAATGATTTTGATGTCAATACTCCCCTGGCTGATCACATTTCTGAGAACTACGATGATGGACGGAAGACTGCACTGTATTTTGCTGTTTCCAATAATGATATTCTCTGTACAGAGGTTCTATTGGCTGCAGGTGCAGATCCAAACCAAGATCCCCTGAACTGTCTGCTTGTGGCAGTGAGAGCTGGCAATCATGAAATTGTCAGATTGCTTCTCTCCCATGGAGCAAATGTCAATTGTTACTTCATGCATGTGAATGACACTAGGTTCCCCAGCGCCATTCAATATGCTTTGAATGATGAGGTAATGCTTAGACTGTTGCTAAATAATGGCTTTCAAGTGGAGATGTGCTTTGATTGCATGCATGGGGATATCTTTGGAAATTCCTTTGTGTGGTCTGAGATTGAAGAAGATGTTCTACCAGGATGGACTTCTTGCATAATAAAAGATAATCCG tTCTGTGAGTTTATTACAGTTCCTTGGATGAAGCATTTGGTGGGTCGTGTTATGCGTATTTTAATAGATTATATGGATTATGTACCTTTATGTGATAAACTGAAATCTACACTAGAAGTACAGAAAGAATGGCCAGAAATTCGTCAAATATTag
- the ASB15 gene encoding ankyrin repeat and SOCS box protein 15 isoform X4, translating into MEENGDTDEDHLTDYEIQLSIQESIETNKKEFYPESRFVSISAQNRKLVEAIKTGQILELQDHVKHKYALDEADNNGWFPLHEAAVQPIQQILEIVLDASYKTLWEYNTCDGETPLTLAINSGLVENVRTLLEKGVSPDTKNLKGETPLLLAIKKGSYEMVSLLIKHNTILDLPCIKRWSAMHEAAKQGRKDIIALLLKNGGNVHLRDGFGITPLGVAAEYGHCDVLEHLIHKGGDVFALADDGASILFEAAGGGNPDCISLLLEYGGSGNVPNRSGHLPIHRAAYEGHYLALKYLIPVTSKNAIQKSGLTPIHSAAEGQNVQCLELLIENDFDVNTPLADHISENYDDGRKTALYFAVSNNDILCTEVLLAAGADPNQDPLNCLLVAVRAGNHEIVRLLLSHGANVNCYFMHVNDTRFPSAIQYALNDEVMLRLLLNNGFQVEMCFDCMHGDIFGNSFVWSEIEEDVLPGWTSCIIKDNPVS; encoded by the exons ATggaggaaaatggggacactgatgagGACCATCTCACAGATTATGAAATTCAGCTTAGCATTCAAGAATCCATCGAAACCAATAAGAAAGAGTTTTATCCTGAAAG TAGGTTTGTATCTATAAGTGCTCAGAACAGAAAACTTGTAGAAGCCATCAAAACAG GCCAAATCCTTGAGCTCCAGGACCATGTGAAACATAAGTATGCTTTGGATGAAGCTGATAACAATGGGTGGTTCCCACTTCATGAGGCTGCAGTTCAACCTATTCAGCAAATACTTGAAATTGTTCTGGATG CATCCTATAAAACTCTTTGGGAATACaatacttgtgatggagaaacaCCATTAACTCTAGCAATCAATTCTGGTCTGGTGGAAAACGTAAGAACTCTATTGGAAAAAGGAGTGTCTCCAGATACCAAAAACCTCAAAGGAGAAACTCCCCTTCTGCTTG cTATAAAAAAGGGTTCCTATGAGATGGTGTCTCTTCTCATTAAACATAACACTATACTTGACCTGCCATGTATCAAAAGATGGTCAGCAATGCACGAGGCAGCCAAACAGGGCCGCAAGGATATTATTGCTCTGCTTCTAAAGAATGGAGGAAATGTGCACCTGCGGGACGGATTTGGAATTACACCTTTGGGTGTTGCTGCTGAGTATGGTCATTGTGACGTGTTAGAACATCTCATCCATAAAG GTGGTGATGTTTTTGCTTTGGCGGATGATGGGGCATCTATTCTGTTTGAGGCAGCAGGAGGAGGTAATCCTGACTGCATTTCTCTTTTGTTGGAATATGGAGGAAGTGGAAATGTGCCTAACAGATCAGGACACCTTCCTATTCATCGAGCTGCCTATGAAGGACATTACCT GGCTCTGAAATATCTTATCCCAGTAACATCCAAAAATGCAATACAGAAAAGTGGGTTAACCCCCATTCATTCAGCAGCTGAAGGCCAAAATGTGCAGTGTTTGGAATTACTCATTGAAAATGATTTTGATGTCAATACTCCCCTGGCTGATCACATTTCTGAGAACTACGATGATGGACGGAAGACTGCACTGTATTTTGCTGTTTCCAATAATGATATTCTCTGTACAGAGGTTCTATTGGCTGCAGGTGCAGATCCAAACCAAGATCCCCTGAACTGTCTGCTTGTGGCAGTGAGAGCTGGCAATCATGAAATTGTCAGATTGCTTCTCTCCCATGGAGCAAATGTCAATTGTTACTTCATGCATGTGAATGACACTAGGTTCCCCAGCGCCATTCAATATGCTTTGAATGATGAGGTAATGCTTAGACTGTTGCTAAATAATGGCTTTCAAGTGGAGATGTGCTTTGATTGCATGCATGGGGATATCTTTGGAAATTCCTTTGTGTGGTCTGAGATTGAAGAAGATGTTCTACCAGGATGGACTTCTTGCATAATAAAAGATAATCCGGTAagttag